In the genome of Paenibacillus pabuli, one region contains:
- a CDS encoding MgtC/SapB family protein, giving the protein MGNPWLIDEWHILLRLLLAMLLGGLVGLERERSNHAAGLRTHILVCLGSALIMMLSVYGFKDFANELNVRIDPARLATAVITGVGFLGAGTILFTGKSITGLTTAASIWVVAAIGLATGAGFFFASIVSTALVLLNLWVFNKLELRYIRGNKLHVVTLHTLSDPGFLEQVSSFMEQEKIKIRKITVNEQDLAYAEMISVERKIEIVLHVYMPHEFSAVQLVTKLRQWEHVTKVSVE; this is encoded by the coding sequence TTGGGCAATCCCTGGTTAATAGATGAGTGGCACATTTTATTACGATTATTACTGGCTATGCTGCTTGGAGGGCTTGTAGGCCTGGAGCGGGAGCGTTCCAATCACGCCGCTGGTTTGCGTACCCATATTCTGGTATGTCTTGGATCTGCACTTATTATGATGTTGTCTGTTTATGGCTTTAAAGATTTTGCAAATGAATTAAACGTAAGGATTGATCCGGCACGTCTCGCTACAGCTGTTATTACCGGCGTTGGTTTTCTGGGAGCGGGCACGATTCTTTTTACAGGCAAGTCAATTACCGGACTCACAACGGCAGCTTCAATTTGGGTTGTGGCGGCCATAGGACTGGCCACAGGCGCGGGGTTCTTTTTTGCCTCCATCGTGTCAACGGCTTTGGTGTTACTTAATCTCTGGGTATTCAATAAGCTGGAGCTCAGGTATATACGGGGAAACAAACTGCATGTGGTTACGCTTCACACCTTGTCTGATCCCGGTTTTCTGGAACAGGTATCTTCATTTATGGAGCAGGAGAAGATTAAAATCCGTAAAATAACGGTGAATGAGCAGGATTTGGCTTATGCAGAAATGATATCCGTTGAACGCAAAATTGAAATTGTGCTGCATGTTTACATGCCACATGAATTCAGTGCAGTGCAGCTTGTAACCAAGTTAAGACAGTGGGAACATGTAACGAAAGTGTCGGTCGAATAA
- a CDS encoding YgzB family protein: MIFKSAKINAFRTWGLLLTMLGMGLMVLGTAGIVFWGHAGKVFAAVGLVIGLIAMMASLAIYFWAGMLSTSAVQVDCPECGKLTKMLGKTDRCMFCHTILTLDPNQANTTSSQLKAHSTSPSDTDHGISSNS, from the coding sequence ATGATTTTCAAATCAGCAAAAATTAATGCTTTTCGCACTTGGGGACTACTGCTTACCATGCTCGGCATGGGCCTAATGGTACTGGGAACTGCCGGAATTGTGTTCTGGGGACACGCGGGCAAAGTATTTGCCGCTGTGGGACTCGTCATCGGCCTGATTGCCATGATGGCTAGTCTGGCTATTTATTTCTGGGCTGGCATGCTTTCCACAAGCGCAGTACAAGTGGACTGTCCGGAATGTGGCAAGTTAACCAAAATGCTCGGCAAGACAGATCGTTGTATGTTCTGTCACACCATCCTTACCCTGGACCCTAATCAGGCCAATACAACCAGTTCACAACTGAAAGCGCATTCCACGTCTCCTTCCGACACAGATCATGGCATAAGTTCCAACAGCTAG
- the perR gene encoding peroxide-responsive transcriptional repressor PerR yields the protein MATRVQHALEHLKTTGVRITPQRHAILNYLMESMGHPTADEIYRALEPQFPSMSVATVYNNLKMFLEAGMVRELTYGDNSSRFDANVTDHYHVICDKCGKIEDFSYPSLKSVELQAESSTGFEVHGHRLEVYGVCKSCRD from the coding sequence ATGGCAACACGTGTCCAACATGCGTTGGAGCATCTGAAAACGACCGGTGTCCGTATTACACCCCAGCGTCATGCCATATTGAACTATTTGATGGAATCCATGGGGCATCCGACAGCCGATGAAATTTACCGTGCGCTTGAACCCCAGTTTCCCAGTATGAGCGTGGCGACTGTATATAACAATTTGAAGATGTTTCTGGAAGCGGGCATGGTCCGGGAGTTGACATACGGAGATAACTCAAGTCGCTTCGATGCCAATGTGACGGATCATTACCATGTTATCTGTGATAAATGCGGCAAAATTGAAGATTTTAGTTATCCTTCGCTAAAAAGCGTGGAGCTCCAGGCGGAGTCAAGTACAGGTTTTGAAGTACATGGTCACCGACTGGAAGTATACGGCGTTTGTAAAAGTTGCAGGGATTAA
- a CDS encoding nucleotidyltransferase-like protein, whose amino-acid sequence MELKNLAFLSEQSEETGAVGAIAYSRPGERFHGSLIQDFELLVLVVHNTDQLISKVGHYKYGDLRYQMIYISRHELQSSVITGDNNNIMQCLIEGEIIWEAGNALSALREELSAFGTELREQKLLHEFASFLKMYVEAKRYIQEGHVVDAYYNVLEALGNWARIVLIEQGIYPDHAVWTHVQSLDRALWKLYQELTVSSETLEQRVELVLLACEFSVMSKMSDCSGLLLRVLGSRREPWSMDELVHHPQLRFVREDLPLILRKLVFRSIVKESAGWPSFIGGDGREIRYWIEE is encoded by the coding sequence GTGGAACTAAAGAACCTTGCTTTTTTGTCCGAACAGTCGGAAGAGACAGGGGCAGTTGGGGCTATCGCTTATTCCCGCCCGGGAGAGCGATTCCACGGCTCCCTAATCCAGGATTTTGAATTGCTTGTACTCGTTGTTCATAATACCGACCAGTTGATATCCAAAGTTGGACACTACAAATATGGTGATCTTCGTTATCAAATGATCTATATCAGCCGTCATGAGCTGCAGAGCAGTGTAATTACGGGGGATAACAATAACATCATGCAGTGCCTCATTGAAGGTGAGATCATTTGGGAAGCGGGTAATGCCTTAAGCGCTTTGCGAGAGGAACTATCTGCTTTTGGAACCGAATTGCGTGAGCAAAAGCTGCTGCATGAATTCGCCAGTTTTTTGAAAATGTACGTGGAAGCCAAACGTTACATTCAAGAGGGCCATGTTGTTGATGCCTATTACAATGTACTTGAGGCTCTAGGGAACTGGGCTAGAATTGTACTAATTGAACAGGGGATCTACCCGGATCATGCCGTCTGGACACATGTGCAGAGTTTGGATCGTGCTTTGTGGAAGCTCTATCAGGAGCTTACAGTAAGTTCGGAGACACTGGAACAGAGAGTCGAGCTTGTACTGCTTGCATGTGAATTCTCAGTGATGTCCAAAATGAGCGATTGCTCCGGATTACTTCTGCGTGTGCTTGGGAGTCGAAGAGAACCGTGGAGTATGGATGAACTTGTCCACCATCCACAGCTGAGATTTGTGCGGGAGGATTTGCCGCTCATCCTTCGTAAACTGGTATTTCGTTCTATTGTAAAAGAATCGGCAGGATGGCCATCCTTTATAGGAGGAGATGGACGGGAAATCCGCTATTGGATTGAGGAATAG
- a CDS encoding DUF4097 family beta strand repeat-containing protein: protein MNRKVRVGRYTAAALIIAVGLLLILDKRWGTDYVYEMVDWWPLLLVVLGVEYILLFLVTRRRWTAAPDNQSEKIKMRFRPDAKGILSALLLTASVFIVTEQDHYMHLWNRVSLNLGAASMDYSQAAGYMEDKGTIRVPVGMETSDLVVEGVNGDISVQRGDTEEIEVRTVVWVDQTTEVQAKAVADASFVETDGTKVIHIKTTGKTYGENEKTQPRMNITITIPDDRRFNLDIRTSNGAILLNRPEAISTILAETGNGRIRITNAVGDISGKTLNGDVIVANAIGNVDLNSNRGDMKARGVSGNVNLTTQVGSISITDSVGEITADTRNGNINVDGASLALKAQSLNGSISIVSSKVGGDWDVYSAVGAINILLPERGDYSLSGSSSYGDLQTDLPFTVKNKTIEGQLGEGEYTVKVEGNSDLTIDRNPEVPPVGTNSLESEDTADGLEQMTEDGQNSQDQTSEVP, encoded by the coding sequence ATGAACCGTAAAGTCCGGGTCGGCCGCTACACAGCTGCCGCTTTAATCATAGCTGTCGGTCTGCTGTTGATTTTGGATAAACGGTGGGGAACGGACTATGTATATGAGATGGTCGATTGGTGGCCCCTCTTGCTCGTTGTGTTAGGTGTGGAATACATACTGTTATTCTTAGTGACACGTAGAAGATGGACTGCAGCTCCAGACAACCAGAGTGAGAAAATTAAAATGCGCTTCAGGCCCGATGCGAAAGGTATCCTGTCAGCCCTTCTGCTGACGGCTTCTGTATTTATCGTTACGGAGCAGGATCACTACATGCATCTGTGGAACAGGGTAAGTCTTAATCTGGGAGCAGCATCCATGGACTATAGTCAGGCAGCAGGATACATGGAAGATAAGGGCACAATTCGGGTACCTGTGGGCATGGAGACCTCGGACCTTGTTGTTGAGGGAGTAAACGGGGATATCTCCGTACAGCGTGGGGATACGGAAGAGATTGAGGTACGCACCGTAGTTTGGGTAGATCAGACAACCGAAGTACAGGCCAAAGCAGTGGCGGACGCTTCATTTGTTGAGACGGATGGTACAAAAGTGATTCATATTAAGACAACAGGCAAAACATATGGAGAGAACGAAAAAACACAGCCGCGGATGAATATCACCATAACGATTCCGGATGATCGTCGCTTCAATCTCGATATTCGTACATCCAATGGAGCCATATTGTTGAATCGTCCGGAAGCCATTAGTACCATTTTGGCCGAGACAGGAAACGGACGTATACGAATTACGAACGCCGTAGGTGATATTTCCGGTAAAACACTGAATGGTGATGTCATTGTGGCCAATGCGATCGGAAATGTAGACTTGAACAGTAATCGAGGGGACATGAAGGCCCGTGGGGTCTCCGGAAATGTGAATTTGACTACACAAGTCGGAAGTATTAGCATCACGGACTCCGTGGGAGAGATTACAGCGGACACCAGAAACGGAAATATCAATGTAGATGGCGCAAGTTTGGCACTCAAGGCTCAATCCCTCAATGGCAGTATAAGCATTGTATCTTCCAAAGTAGGCGGTGACTGGGACGTTTATAGCGCTGTAGGGGCTATTAACATTCTGCTTCCGGAGCGGGGAGATTATAGCCTAAGTGGCTCCAGCAGTTATGGAGATTTGCAAACGGATCTGCCGTTTACAGTGAAGAATAAAACGATTGAGGGCCAGCTTGGTGAAGGAGAGTATACGGTTAAAGTCGAGGGAAACAGCGACCTCACTATTGATCGTAATCCTGAAGTGCCTCCTGTTGGAACAAATTCACTGGAGTCGGAAGATACGGCTGATGGCTTGGAACAAATGACCGAAGACGGACAGAATTCCCAAGACCAAACATCCGAAGTTCCCTGA
- a CDS encoding glycosyl hydrolase family 18 protein produces MSRKSRYTRQKRRSFWPGFLTACVVAGGAYWLITNVWLNQIHEDPDWIGMNQPIFVDGQLMDEEASGTGDQLKLPVSVLQEAVDSGIRYEADTGDIIIATPQRVLHMKEGSTKAELNHRDYPMTVKPEVVGGEAYIPLKPLKEVYGIAVQEDATTGAVLLMRGGDTIQYAEIDTLSSKTDKTVPLYKRGGESSPIIADMKQDVRVRVWQTGEDQSFVQLDNGYAGYVANKYVTLTEKRELDKPKFTLTAAEKKWQNKPVNLVWEAVYNRQPDVASIGKMPGVNVVSPTWFHITDGQGNVKSKGDKAYVNWAHRSGMEVWGLMDNSFDPDITKEAVASYETRTHIIEQMLEYAQTYHLDGINIDFENVYTDDGPNITQFVREIKAMARIHGLMLSVDVTPKSNSEMWSAFLDRRSLGSFADYIVVMAYDEHWAASPKAGSVASLPWTESSMRRILEEDEVPSNKLIMAVPLYTRIWTEETNDQGELKVSSKAVGMSTVTDLIKEKKLKPVLDKQSGQNYVEYAEDGTTKKIWIEDAVSLQARVDLVASLKLGGVAAWNRSFADASAWETLKHAGYSK; encoded by the coding sequence TTGAGTAGAAAAAGCAGATACACACGTCAGAAGCGCCGCTCGTTCTGGCCTGGATTTTTGACTGCCTGTGTTGTCGCAGGCGGTGCTTATTGGCTAATAACGAATGTTTGGCTTAATCAGATTCACGAAGACCCCGACTGGATTGGCATGAATCAACCTATTTTTGTGGACGGACAACTGATGGATGAGGAAGCTTCAGGAACGGGAGATCAGCTTAAGCTGCCTGTATCGGTGCTGCAAGAGGCGGTTGATTCTGGAATACGTTATGAGGCTGACACAGGAGATATCATTATTGCAACACCGCAGCGAGTGCTCCATATGAAGGAAGGCAGTACAAAGGCGGAACTTAATCATCGCGATTATCCCATGACGGTTAAACCGGAGGTGGTTGGGGGAGAGGCTTATATTCCGCTCAAACCTCTGAAAGAAGTATACGGTATAGCTGTACAGGAAGATGCAACAACGGGTGCCGTGCTGCTGATGCGTGGAGGTGACACCATTCAGTATGCAGAGATTGATACATTGTCTTCCAAGACGGACAAAACGGTTCCGTTGTACAAGCGCGGAGGAGAGTCTTCTCCGATTATTGCCGATATGAAGCAGGATGTACGAGTGAGGGTATGGCAGACAGGTGAGGATCAGAGCTTTGTGCAGTTGGATAATGGTTATGCAGGTTATGTGGCTAATAAATATGTCACTCTTACGGAGAAAAGGGAACTGGACAAGCCCAAATTCACTCTGACCGCTGCGGAGAAAAAGTGGCAGAATAAACCGGTGAATCTGGTTTGGGAAGCCGTATACAATCGACAGCCTGATGTGGCTTCGATCGGCAAGATGCCTGGAGTTAATGTGGTCAGCCCCACGTGGTTCCATATTACAGATGGACAAGGCAACGTAAAAAGTAAAGGGGATAAGGCATACGTTAACTGGGCTCACCGTTCTGGCATGGAAGTGTGGGGCCTAATGGATAACAGCTTTGATCCGGATATAACGAAAGAGGCCGTGGCCTCGTACGAGACGCGTACACATATAATTGAGCAGATGCTGGAGTATGCACAGACTTATCATTTGGACGGCATTAACATTGATTTTGAGAACGTCTATACAGACGATGGACCGAATATCACTCAATTTGTCCGCGAAATCAAAGCGATGGCGCGCATTCATGGTTTGATGCTCTCGGTTGATGTGACGCCGAAATCGAACAGTGAGATGTGGTCTGCTTTTCTGGATCGTCGCTCGTTAGGCTCTTTTGCCGATTATATTGTCGTTATGGCGTATGACGAGCATTGGGCTGCGAGTCCAAAGGCTGGTTCGGTTGCCTCGCTTCCTTGGACCGAGTCTTCTATGAGACGGATCCTGGAAGAGGATGAAGTACCATCGAACAAATTGATTATGGCTGTGCCGCTATATACTCGAATCTGGACGGAAGAGACCAATGATCAAGGAGAATTGAAAGTGTCTTCCAAAGCGGTAGGCATGAGCACCGTCACAGACCTGATCAAGGAAAAGAAACTTAAACCTGTTCTGGATAAACAAAGCGGACAGAATTATGTGGAGTATGCCGAAGATGGGACAACCAAGAAAATCTGGATAGAAGATGCCGTTTCACTTCAGGCACGCGTTGATTTGGTTGCTTCGTTGAAATTGGGTGGAGTAGCTGCATGGAATCGAAGCTTCGCCGATGCATCGGCATGGGAGACGTTAAAACACGCAGGGTATTCGAAATAA